A part of Geotrypetes seraphini chromosome 9, aGeoSer1.1, whole genome shotgun sequence genomic DNA contains:
- the SCG2 gene encoding secretogranin-2 isoform X1 encodes MKYYTARTASTGELATMACATAQWFGTALSFTPVFLFICCVDAASFQYYQLPQKDSDYRLKNMQRFPSPEMVKALEYIENLRQQSNKGVSIPDYNSFQGAPFLLQKGNSDWNRFSDNLKDPLNEDESQWLRIMLEALMQADKEAKTPSKANNKLYSLTSGKSLPAELSDDYETNKLPERKHKNLKMPRGYYEESSRDSPFKRTNEIVEEQYTPQSLATLESVFQELGKLTGPTNHKREEHEEDQKFYKDDEDGTYKANNIAYEDVAGGEDWNPIEEKLETETQEEIKDSKEEIEKNEEEIDDDMKRSEGLESQDDVRKEHKEQQSENLSRLMNYYLKMLRLVNKFENSRPQSGQTEEKRAARVLEREIDPRVVYQLIDISRKLQIPPEDLIDMLRAGDNKKPVEKLETDQEPELPEDLDEISNPALDQINLLKNKANSKNGYLKESSYPILENLPEDLTIEDVVNILGTENLQNRKPDYSLSQLNLENSLPRSSFTHGRPKGYKYAKAPWINDLDRRQVEHEAINDKDEELADYLAKMLSKYPEVMAPNQIKRIPMFVPTEDELQEDEQYDKGIKEYLTHEGSHEVDRLAPVIKRFSKTRENDDTQNKEYLDEDMLMKVLEYLNQEKVGKGKDHNVNRAMGSM; translated from the coding sequence GAGAACTTGCAACCATGGCGTGCGCTACTGCTCAGTGGTTTGGAACAGCTTTATCTTTCACACCTGTGTTTCTCTTTATCTGCTGCGTTGATGCGGCATCATTTCAGTACTACCAGCTACCACAGAAAGACTCAGACTATAGGCTAAAAAACATGCAGAGGTTTCCAAGTCCAGAGATGGTCAAAGCACTGGAATATATAGAGAATCTTAGACAGCAGTCTAACAAAGGAGTAAGTATCCCAGACTATAACTCGTTCCAAGGTGCCCCATTTCTTCTGCAGAAAGGAAACAGTGATTGGAACCGTTTTTCGGATAATCTAAAAGATCCTTTGAATGAAGATGAATCACAATGGCTAAGGATAATGCTAGAAGCTTTGATGCAAGCAGACAAAGAGGCAAAGACACCCTCCAAAGCAAATAATAAACTATATTCTCTGACTTCAGGAAAAAGCCTGCCAGCTGAACTGAGCGATGATTATGAAACAAATAAATTGCCTGAGAGAAAACACAAGAATCTGAAGATGCCCCGTGGATACTATGAAGAGAGTTCTAGAGACAGTCCTTTCAAGCGTACTAATGAAATAGTAGAAGAACAATATACTCCCCAAAGTCTTGCTACTTTAGAATCAGTGTTCCAGGAACTAGGAAAACTGACTGGACCAACTAACCATAAAAGGGAAGAGCATGAGGAAGACCAGAAGTTTTATAAGGATGATGAAGATGGCACATATAAGGCTAATAACATTGCATATGAAGATGTTGCTGGAGGAGAGGACTGGAATCCTATAGAAGAAAAACTAGAAACCGAAACCCAAGAAGAGATTAAAGACAGCAAGGAagaaattgaaaaaaatgaaGAAGAGATTGATGATGATATGAAGCGATCAGAAGGGCTTGAATCTCAAGATGATGTAAGAAAAGAACATAAAGAACAACAATCAGAGAACCTTTCCAGATTAATGAATTATTACTTGAAAATGTTGAGGCTGGTGAATAAGTTTGAAAATAGTAGACCACAGAGTGGACAAACTGAAGAGAAAAGAGCAGCAAGAGTTTTAGAAAGAGAAATTGATCCTCGGGTAGTATACCAACTGATAGACATCTCAAGAAAATTACAAATTCCACCTGAGGACTTGATTGATATGCTTAGGGCTGGAGATAACAAGAAACCAGTAGAAAAGTTAGAGACTGATCAGGAGCCTGAACTCCCAGAAGATCTGGATGAAATTTCAAATCCTGCTCTGGATCAAATTAATTTgctgaaaaataaagcaaattcAAAAAATGGTTATTTAAAGGAATCATCATATCCCATCTTGGAAAATCTACCTGAAGACCTCACGATTGAAGATGTTGTAAATATTTTGGGAACTGAGAATTTACAAAACAGGAAACCAGATTACAGTTTAAGTCAACTTAATCTAGAAAATAGTTTGCCAAGATCATCCTTTACACATGGAAGACCTAAAGGATATAAATATGCCAAAGCTCCTTGGATCAATGATTTAGACAGAAGACAAGTAGAACATGAAGCAATTAATGACAAAGATGAAGAACTAGCAGATTACTTAGCAAAGATGTTGTCTAAATATCCAGAAGTAATGGCTCCAAACCAAATAAAACGTATTCCAATGTTTGTTCCTACTGAAGATGAACTACAAGAGGATGAACAATATGATAAGGGTATTAAAGAGTATTTAACTCATGAGGGGTCACACGAGGTTGATAGACTGGCCCCAGTCATCAAAAGGTTTTCTAAAACAAGGGAAAATGATGACACGCAAAATAAGGAGTATCTGGATGAAGACATGTTAATGAAAGTCCTGGAGTACCTTAACCAAGAAAAAGTAGGCAAGGGGAAAGATCACAATGTAAATCGAGCAATGGGAAGTATGTAA
- the SCG2 gene encoding secretogranin-2 isoform X2, translating to MACATAQWFGTALSFTPVFLFICCVDAASFQYYQLPQKDSDYRLKNMQRFPSPEMVKALEYIENLRQQSNKGVSIPDYNSFQGAPFLLQKGNSDWNRFSDNLKDPLNEDESQWLRIMLEALMQADKEAKTPSKANNKLYSLTSGKSLPAELSDDYETNKLPERKHKNLKMPRGYYEESSRDSPFKRTNEIVEEQYTPQSLATLESVFQELGKLTGPTNHKREEHEEDQKFYKDDEDGTYKANNIAYEDVAGGEDWNPIEEKLETETQEEIKDSKEEIEKNEEEIDDDMKRSEGLESQDDVRKEHKEQQSENLSRLMNYYLKMLRLVNKFENSRPQSGQTEEKRAARVLEREIDPRVVYQLIDISRKLQIPPEDLIDMLRAGDNKKPVEKLETDQEPELPEDLDEISNPALDQINLLKNKANSKNGYLKESSYPILENLPEDLTIEDVVNILGTENLQNRKPDYSLSQLNLENSLPRSSFTHGRPKGYKYAKAPWINDLDRRQVEHEAINDKDEELADYLAKMLSKYPEVMAPNQIKRIPMFVPTEDELQEDEQYDKGIKEYLTHEGSHEVDRLAPVIKRFSKTRENDDTQNKEYLDEDMLMKVLEYLNQEKVGKGKDHNVNRAMGSM from the coding sequence ATGGCGTGCGCTACTGCTCAGTGGTTTGGAACAGCTTTATCTTTCACACCTGTGTTTCTCTTTATCTGCTGCGTTGATGCGGCATCATTTCAGTACTACCAGCTACCACAGAAAGACTCAGACTATAGGCTAAAAAACATGCAGAGGTTTCCAAGTCCAGAGATGGTCAAAGCACTGGAATATATAGAGAATCTTAGACAGCAGTCTAACAAAGGAGTAAGTATCCCAGACTATAACTCGTTCCAAGGTGCCCCATTTCTTCTGCAGAAAGGAAACAGTGATTGGAACCGTTTTTCGGATAATCTAAAAGATCCTTTGAATGAAGATGAATCACAATGGCTAAGGATAATGCTAGAAGCTTTGATGCAAGCAGACAAAGAGGCAAAGACACCCTCCAAAGCAAATAATAAACTATATTCTCTGACTTCAGGAAAAAGCCTGCCAGCTGAACTGAGCGATGATTATGAAACAAATAAATTGCCTGAGAGAAAACACAAGAATCTGAAGATGCCCCGTGGATACTATGAAGAGAGTTCTAGAGACAGTCCTTTCAAGCGTACTAATGAAATAGTAGAAGAACAATATACTCCCCAAAGTCTTGCTACTTTAGAATCAGTGTTCCAGGAACTAGGAAAACTGACTGGACCAACTAACCATAAAAGGGAAGAGCATGAGGAAGACCAGAAGTTTTATAAGGATGATGAAGATGGCACATATAAGGCTAATAACATTGCATATGAAGATGTTGCTGGAGGAGAGGACTGGAATCCTATAGAAGAAAAACTAGAAACCGAAACCCAAGAAGAGATTAAAGACAGCAAGGAagaaattgaaaaaaatgaaGAAGAGATTGATGATGATATGAAGCGATCAGAAGGGCTTGAATCTCAAGATGATGTAAGAAAAGAACATAAAGAACAACAATCAGAGAACCTTTCCAGATTAATGAATTATTACTTGAAAATGTTGAGGCTGGTGAATAAGTTTGAAAATAGTAGACCACAGAGTGGACAAACTGAAGAGAAAAGAGCAGCAAGAGTTTTAGAAAGAGAAATTGATCCTCGGGTAGTATACCAACTGATAGACATCTCAAGAAAATTACAAATTCCACCTGAGGACTTGATTGATATGCTTAGGGCTGGAGATAACAAGAAACCAGTAGAAAAGTTAGAGACTGATCAGGAGCCTGAACTCCCAGAAGATCTGGATGAAATTTCAAATCCTGCTCTGGATCAAATTAATTTgctgaaaaataaagcaaattcAAAAAATGGTTATTTAAAGGAATCATCATATCCCATCTTGGAAAATCTACCTGAAGACCTCACGATTGAAGATGTTGTAAATATTTTGGGAACTGAGAATTTACAAAACAGGAAACCAGATTACAGTTTAAGTCAACTTAATCTAGAAAATAGTTTGCCAAGATCATCCTTTACACATGGAAGACCTAAAGGATATAAATATGCCAAAGCTCCTTGGATCAATGATTTAGACAGAAGACAAGTAGAACATGAAGCAATTAATGACAAAGATGAAGAACTAGCAGATTACTTAGCAAAGATGTTGTCTAAATATCCAGAAGTAATGGCTCCAAACCAAATAAAACGTATTCCAATGTTTGTTCCTACTGAAGATGAACTACAAGAGGATGAACAATATGATAAGGGTATTAAAGAGTATTTAACTCATGAGGGGTCACACGAGGTTGATAGACTGGCCCCAGTCATCAAAAGGTTTTCTAAAACAAGGGAAAATGATGACACGCAAAATAAGGAGTATCTGGATGAAGACATGTTAATGAAAGTCCTGGAGTACCTTAACCAAGAAAAAGTAGGCAAGGGGAAAGATCACAATGTAAATCGAGCAATGGGAAGTATGTAA